The Nitratidesulfovibrio sp. genome has a window encoding:
- a CDS encoding N-acetylneuraminate synthase family protein, translating to MNASTNIAGGTAAPCITLASGRRIGPGCPCFIVAEVGNNHQGDMDTARRMVREAARAGADAVKFQKRDTSALLTTEGARAAYGGPNSFGATYGEHRDALELSAAQFAELKQLAESLGMVFFASAWDAPSLAVLADLKVELLKVCSADVVNVPMLRRMAALNLPVVLSTGMSTLAQVDRAVAELSTGHGGVVVLHCNSSYPCDEADIALPVMDQLALRYGLPVGYSGHERGIGPSVAAVARGACLVERHFTLDRTQRGTDHQASLEPDDLACMVRMIREVERAMGVTEKRVTPHEAAMAVKLRKSLVAARNLPAGTVLMPDDLTVKSPGDGLSPELWDAVIGNSLTVDLPRDGQLLPAMLAMPVQTGDTDEEDGTMDSSRTAPNPAAGSPTDSPTDSGVRTRTGAA from the coding sequence ATGAACGCATCCACCAACATTGCGGGCGGCACCGCCGCCCCCTGCATCACCCTGGCCTCCGGCAGGCGCATCGGCCCCGGCTGCCCGTGCTTCATCGTGGCCGAGGTGGGCAACAACCATCAGGGCGACATGGACACCGCCCGGCGCATGGTGCGCGAAGCCGCCCGCGCCGGGGCGGACGCCGTGAAATTCCAGAAGCGCGACACCTCCGCCCTGCTCACCACCGAAGGTGCCCGCGCCGCCTATGGCGGCCCCAACAGCTTCGGGGCCACCTACGGCGAACACCGCGACGCGCTGGAACTTTCCGCCGCCCAGTTCGCGGAACTGAAGCAACTGGCCGAATCGCTGGGCATGGTCTTCTTCGCCTCTGCCTGGGATGCGCCCAGCCTTGCCGTGCTGGCCGACCTGAAGGTGGAACTGCTGAAGGTCTGCTCCGCCGACGTGGTCAACGTACCCATGTTGCGCCGGATGGCCGCGCTGAACCTGCCGGTGGTGCTGTCCACGGGCATGAGCACCCTTGCGCAGGTGGACCGGGCCGTGGCCGAACTTTCCACCGGGCACGGCGGCGTGGTGGTGCTGCACTGCAACTCCAGCTACCCCTGCGACGAGGCGGACATCGCCCTGCCGGTGATGGACCAACTGGCCCTGCGCTATGGCCTGCCCGTGGGCTATTCCGGCCACGAGCGGGGCATCGGCCCCAGCGTGGCTGCCGTGGCGCGCGGGGCGTGCCTGGTGGAACGCCACTTCACCCTCGACCGCACCCAGCGCGGCACCGACCATCAGGCCTCGCTGGAGCCGGACGACCTTGCCTGCATGGTCCGCATGATCCGCGAGGTGGAGCGGGCCATGGGCGTGACCGAAAAGCGCGTCACCCCGCACGAGGCGGCCATGGCCGTAAAGCTGCGCAAAAGCCTGGTGGCCGCGCGCAATCTTCCGGCGGGCACGGTGCTAATGCCGGACGACCTTACCGTGAAAAGCCCCGGCGACGGCCTGTCGCCGGAACTGTGGGACGCGGTGATCGGCAATTCCCTGACCGTGGACCTGCCGCGCGACGGGCAGCTTTTGCCCGCCATGCTGGCCATGCCGGTGCAGACGGGGGATACGGACGAAGAGGACGGCACCATGGACAGCAGCAGGACGGCGCCGAATCCCGCAGCCGGTTCCCCCACGGATTCTCCGACCGATTCCGGGGTCCGGACCAGGACCGGGGCCGCGTGA